From the Phoenix dactylifera cultivar Barhee BC4 chromosome 10, palm_55x_up_171113_PBpolish2nd_filt_p, whole genome shotgun sequence genome, one window contains:
- the LOC103708554 gene encoding protein FLOWERING LOCUS T-like → MSRDPLVVGRVVGDVLDPFIRSASLRVLYNNREVTNGSELKPSAVVHEPRVEIPGRDMRTLYTLAMVDPDAPSPSNPTKREHLHWLVTDIPETTNSSFGNEIVPYESPRPTAGIHRFVFVLFRQEVRQTIYAPGWRQNFNTRDFAALYNLGPPVAAMYFNCQRENGCGGRRYHAVSGWT, encoded by the exons ATGTCAAGGGATCCACTCGTCGTAGGTCGTGTTGTTGGTGATGTGTTGGACCCATTCATCAGGTCTGCATCACTTAGGGTGCTCTACAACAACAGGGAGGTGACGAACGGGTCCGAGCTCAAGCCATCGGCAGTGGTGCACGAGCCGAGGGTCGAGATCCCAGGACGCGACATGAGGACCCTTTACACGCTT GCGATGGTGGACCCTGATGCACCAAGCCCAAGCAATCCAACCAAAAGAGAGCACCTGCACTG GTTGGTGACGGACATCCCTGAAACAACTAATTCTAGTTTTG GAAATGAAATTGTTCCCTATGAGAGTCCACGACCAACAGCTGGCATTCATCGTTTTGTGTTCGTGTTGTTCCGACAAGAGGTCCGACAGACTATTTATGCACCCGGATGGCGACAAAACTTCAACACCAGGGACTTTGCAGCACTTTATAACCTTGGACCGCCAGTTGCTGCAATGTACTTCAATTGCCAAAGGGAGAATGGTTGTGGTGGAAGAAG GTACCATGCTGTCAGTGGATGGACATGA